In a single window of the Bactrocera dorsalis isolate Fly_Bdor chromosome 2, ASM2337382v1, whole genome shotgun sequence genome:
- the LOC125776535 gene encoding modular serine protease-like: MWKVKFFLIILVLFVNCKRAYGDEEVCDHDLGFRCNNGSIIDCLDVCNGKKDCEDGSDEFLRNDVTESPCRNLECPNNHVKCNYGACIPMDYQCDNNYNCADNSDEWKYYCHKHKDNPEEFKSCESGDFIPKNKFCNGKVDCPRDDSDEWPHLCNLWPCPVKTHFRCKSGGCIPLTKKCDNNKDCYDNSDEKDCGRKVTKNPVSITPSQGCLIRDDPNYYIKNELENYNINPGDRVPVNTLIIIKCRNNFVLHGNYHEQKRICERNGVWDSPLPHCIKYCGAGILNNSKSTTALCSFEGAGVPCNNIVPDTIAKVSCADSYKMPEQLGDSASYEMTCKSDGNWSKRKANCEPICGRYASDSASVAPWHVGVKTYLNQMCGGTIVSPSIVITALHCVQFEDEPALSVDKVVVIIAGNSVNVSEIIVGGQIDVALLKLSEILTLSKSIRPICRTESEYIVNSTKAFLHGWPKDTNKVTDVLHKTELDVLPRHNCGANLNGTYICVRPAYKLDRKETLCEGDSGSGIIAESNGVNYIIGILSFKPGRYVKCTNEPIVAVMFNQIPKSLKTRIISDREPLYDMNHLFMNLMKK, from the exons AAGTATGCGATCACGACCTGGGGTTTAGATGTAATAATGGTTCGATTATCGACTGTTTGGACGTATGTAATGGCAAAAAAGATTGTGAAGATGGTTCTGACGAATTCTTGCGGAATGATGTCACAGAAAGCCCCTGTCGAAACCTGGAGTGCCCCAATAATCATGTGAAGTGTAATTATGGTGCTTGCATTCCAATGGATTACCAGTGCGATAACAATTACAATTGTGCTGACAATTCGGATGAGTGGAAATATTATTGCCACAAACATAAAGA CAATCCTGAAGAATTCAAGTCGTGTGAGTCTGGcgattttattccaaaaaataaattttgtaacgGAAAAGTCGATTGTCCTAGAGACGACAGTGACGAATGGCCACATTTATGCAACTTATGGCCTTGTCCGGTCAAAACGCATTTCCGTTGCAAATCTGGTGGATGTATTCCTCTAACTAAAAAATGTGATAACAATAAAGATTGTTATGATAATTCGGACGAGAAAGATTGTGGtagaaaagtaacaaaaaatccAGTATCTATAACACCAAGTCAGGGCTGTCTAATTAGAGATGAtccaaattattatataaaaaatgagcTCGAGAATTATAACATTAATCCCGGGGACCGAGTTCCCGTCAACACActcattattattaaatgtagAAATAACTTCGTCTTGCATGGAAACTACCACGAACAGAAGAGAATATGTGAAAGAAATGGTGTGTGGGATTCCCCCCTACCGCATTGCATAA AATATTGCGGTGCAGGAATCCTAAACAACAGCAAATCTACAACAGCCCTATGCTCGTTTGAAGGAGCGGGGGTTCCTTGTAACAATATAGTACCTGATACGATTGCCAAAGTGTCGTGTGCTGATAGTTATAAAATGCCGGAACAACTAGG CGATTCCGCTTCCTATGAAATGACCTGCAAAAGCGATGGAAATTGGAGTAAAAGGAAAGCCAATTGCGAACCGATTTGCGGTCGTTACGCATCAGATAGCGCATCAGTAGCTCCATGGCACGTAGGTGTCAAAACATATTTGAACCAGATGTGCGGAGGTACTATTGTCTCTCCAAGTATTGTGATAACTG CTCTACATTGCGTCCAATTTGAAGATGAACCAGCTCTTAGCGTCGACAAAGTTGTAGTGATAATCGCGGGGAATTCAGTCAATGTGTCGGAGATTATCGTAGGAGG ACAAATCGATGTTGCCCTactaaaactaagcgaaataCTTACTTTGAGTAAGAGCATAAGACCGATATGTAGAACTGAGAGCGAATACATTGTGAACTCCACAAAAGCATTTCTTCATGGTTGGCCGAAAGATACAAACAAAGTCACAGATGTACTTCATAAAACCGAACTGGATGTATTGCCTCGTCATAACTGCGGCGCCAATTTGAATGGAACGTATATTTGTGTGCGCCCCGCATATAAACTTGATAGAAAGGAAACCCTGTGCGAAGGAGATAGTGGAAGCGGGATCATTGCCGAAAGCAACGGCGTGAACTATATAATTGGCATACTCAGTTTTAAGCCCGGCCGCTATGTAAAATGCACAAACGAGCCTATTGTTGCCGTCATGTTTAACCAAATACCAAAATCACTGAAAACTAGAATTATCTCGGACAGAGAACCTTTGTATGACATGAATCATCTATTCATGAATctaatgaaaaagtaa